Proteins encoded by one window of Chondromyces crocatus:
- a CDS encoding flavin monoamine oxidase family protein, with protein MPRSQHHTTDVLIIGGGLTGLTAAAELFQNKTKFALLEAHPERLGGRVNTFGRDASGPGSKVYPFDAGAQYIGETQTEIWRLVQEHLPHALVDGYAARQAWPDKITVLSGKRHVNHRDRWLFGIGGIPPQMDVWTVIAVMLLIQEIETIEQAVNVAEPWASAPEILALDQITLEAWFSRPWIPSDAKQLVTISVQALLSAEASEVSALYFFWYCACSGGFLHMINDGEGGPQQYYLSTGLNTLLERIAKPFRDRIHLGSPVERITQVNPSKGARHVEVTLQDGTVWKAGKVIVAMSPSTAGRIAYDPPLDEGRRRLLQVKMGRTIKCRVFYDTPWWRDSNGRNFSGYAGAADSPVMWVMDDSPTGPCNKGVHALMTFTVGQQADRLGAFPSKEAITRHVTEALSFLFNDPRALSTSPHFIELSATSWTPAESWVGGGPNLLLEPGMLSGTTNLGRFLNEPWGGLVYFASAETARKLAPTTAPIYTPPSRPDQPGVYSDHRQGLGYLDGAVISGRYVAAQVLGTAPRPAPSPRPSPLGMSPLLDPAPLTPDQVKSVLTIFAELLHDATRIDVAAWEASKDPWNRDPAALQAWLVQALIEALVRSGVLAPPPEPPTPAWMAEMTQAAASLVGSGHGFAKQDLSTVPPAQKKKLRSIQELTRIVDAQMVLLSAQPFSATAPPQAIRIARSASRSGVPRPRRFTSIPRILRRS; from the coding sequence ATGCCGAGGTCCCAGCATCACACCACAGACGTCCTCATCATCGGCGGTGGCCTGACGGGCCTCACCGCCGCCGCAGAGCTCTTCCAGAACAAGACGAAGTTCGCGCTCCTCGAAGCGCACCCCGAGCGCCTCGGTGGGCGCGTGAACACCTTCGGTCGCGACGCCAGTGGCCCTGGCTCCAAGGTGTACCCCTTCGACGCGGGCGCGCAGTACATCGGTGAGACGCAGACCGAGATCTGGCGTCTCGTCCAGGAGCACCTGCCGCATGCCCTCGTGGATGGCTATGCCGCACGGCAGGCGTGGCCCGACAAGATCACCGTGCTGAGTGGCAAGCGCCACGTGAACCACCGCGACCGCTGGCTCTTCGGCATTGGCGGCATCCCTCCGCAGATGGACGTGTGGACCGTCATCGCGGTCATGCTCCTCATCCAGGAGATCGAGACCATCGAGCAGGCCGTCAACGTCGCCGAGCCCTGGGCATCGGCCCCGGAGATCCTCGCCCTGGACCAGATCACGCTGGAGGCGTGGTTCTCTCGCCCCTGGATCCCCTCGGACGCCAAGCAGCTCGTGACGATCTCCGTCCAGGCCCTCCTCTCTGCAGAGGCCAGCGAGGTCTCGGCGCTGTACTTCTTCTGGTACTGCGCCTGCTCCGGCGGCTTCTTGCACATGATCAACGATGGCGAGGGCGGCCCGCAGCAGTACTACCTCTCGACGGGGCTCAATACCTTGCTCGAGCGGATCGCGAAGCCGTTCCGCGATCGCATCCACCTGGGCTCTCCGGTGGAGCGCATCACCCAGGTGAACCCCTCGAAAGGTGCCCGCCACGTCGAGGTCACGCTCCAGGACGGGACCGTCTGGAAGGCCGGCAAGGTCATTGTTGCCATGTCTCCCTCCACCGCAGGGCGCATCGCCTACGATCCGCCGCTGGACGAGGGCCGCCGCCGTCTCTTGCAGGTGAAGATGGGGCGCACCATCAAGTGTCGCGTCTTCTACGACACCCCCTGGTGGCGAGACAGCAACGGCCGCAACTTCAGCGGCTACGCCGGCGCGGCGGACAGCCCCGTCATGTGGGTCATGGACGACTCGCCCACCGGTCCTTGCAACAAGGGCGTCCATGCCCTCATGACGTTCACCGTCGGGCAACAAGCGGATCGACTGGGCGCCTTCCCCTCGAAGGAAGCGATCACGCGCCACGTCACCGAGGCGCTCTCCTTCCTCTTCAACGACCCCCGCGCGCTCTCCACCTCACCGCACTTCATCGAACTCTCCGCGACCTCCTGGACGCCTGCTGAGAGCTGGGTCGGTGGTGGCCCCAATTTGCTCCTCGAGCCGGGCATGCTCTCCGGCACGACCAACCTGGGGCGCTTCCTCAACGAGCCCTGGGGTGGCCTCGTGTACTTCGCCTCTGCCGAGACCGCGCGCAAGCTCGCGCCCACCACCGCGCCGATCTACACGCCGCCGAGCCGGCCGGATCAGCCTGGCGTGTACTCCGACCATCGCCAGGGGCTCGGTTACCTCGACGGCGCCGTGATCTCTGGCCGCTACGTCGCCGCTCAGGTCCTCGGGACCGCTCCCCGACCCGCACCGTCGCCTCGACCTTCGCCGCTCGGGATGTCTCCGCTGCTCGATCCGGCCCCCCTCACCCCCGATCAGGTGAAGAGCGTGCTCACGATCTTCGCAGAGCTGCTCCACGACGCCACGCGCATCGACGTCGCGGCCTGGGAAGCGTCGAAGGACCCCTGGAACCGAGATCCCGCGGCCCTGCAAGCGTGGCTCGTCCAGGCCCTCATCGAAGCCCTCGTGAGGAGCGGTGTGCTCGCACCGCCACCCGAACCGCCCACACCCGCATGGATGGCCGAGATGACCCAGGCCGCCGCCTCGCTCGTCGGTTCGGGCCATGGCTTCGCGAAGCAGGACCTGAGCACCGTGCCCCCGGCTCAGAAGAAGAAGCTCCGGAGCATCCAGGAGCTGACGCGGATCGTCGACGCGCAGATGGTCCTCCTCTCGGCGCAGCCCTTCAGCGCCACCGCGCCTCCCCAGGCCATCCGCATCGCCCGCTCCGCCTCGCGCTCGGGCGTGCCGAGACCGCGCCGCTTCACCTCGATCCCGCGCATCCTCCGCCGTTCCTGA